The Actinomycetota bacterium region CGTGACGCACGACCTGTCGGAAGCCAAGGTCACCCTGTTCGGCGTCCCCGACCGGCCCGGGATCGCCGCCACGATCTTCGGGGCGGTGGCGGAGGAGGGCGTGAACGTCGACATGATCGTGCAGAACGTGTCCCGCGACGGGCGCACGGACGTGTCGTTCACGGCACCCAAGGACGACCTGGCCGGGCTGGCCGAGGTCATGGAGCGGGTTCGCGCGGAGATCGAGGCCGAGGGCGTCCAGATCGACGACGGCGTGGGGAAGGTGTCGCTGGTCGGCGCGGGCATGAAGAGCCACCCGGGGGTGGCCGCGGACATGTTCGCCGCCCTGGCCGCCGAGCGCATCAACATCGAGATGATCTCGACCTCCACGATCCGGGTGTCGTGCGTGGTCCGGGCCGCCGACGCGGAGCGCGCGGTCCGGGCCATCCACGACCGGTTCGAGCTGGCCAAGACGTCCTCGGTGCGCGAGGAACACTAGTGGCGACGACTTGACTCCTGAACTTAGTGAGTGCTAACTTATTGCCTATGAGCGCAGCGGCAGTGCGGTTGACGAAGGAGGAGCGGCGGGAGGCCATCGTGCGGGCGGCCATGGAGGAATTCGCCGTGGGCGGCCTGAACGGGACCCCGGTGGAGGCCATCGCCCGCAGGGTGGGGGTGTCCCAGCCGTACCTGTTCCAGCTGTTCGGGACCAAGAAGGAGCTGTTCATCGCGGCGATCAGGCACGGCTTCCAGCGGACCCTCCGAACGTTCATGGAGGCCGCGGCGAGCGTGCCGGCGGACGCCGACGCTCCGGTCGTGCTGAAGGCGATGGGGCTGGCGTACCGAGACCTCCTGGAGGACCGTACCCTGCTCCTGGCCCAGATGCAGGCCTACGTGGCCTGCGACGACCCGGACGTGCGCGAGGTGGTCCGGGACGAGTACGGGCGGATCTACCACTTCGTGGAGCGCGCCTCGGGAGCGCCGCCGGAGGCCGTACGTGCCTTCTTCGCCGAGGGGATGCTGATGAACGTGGCCGCGGCCATGGACCTTCCGGCCCTGAAGGCCGACTGGGCCCAGGCGTGCGTGGGATGGATGAAGGAGCCGTCGTGAAGCGGGGCGACGGTGCAGTGCCCTCTCTTTTTTGTCTCCGGTGGTAAGTGACGGCTCACTAACAGGAAGGAGGATGGGACGATGACGGAACGAGCGAAGACCGCGTGGGCCTTCGCCATCACGTCGGTGGCGCTGTTCATGGTGTCGCTCGACAACCTGGTGGTGACCACGGCGCTCCCGGTGATCAAGCGGGACCTGGGGGCGTCGCTGTCGGGCCTGGAGTGGACCGTCAACGCCTACACGCTGACGTTCGCGGTGCTGCTGCTGACGGGGGCGGCCCTCGGCGACCGGTTCGGGCGCAAGCGGATGTTCTCGATCGGGATGGCCATCTTCACGTTGGGCTCGGCCGCCGCGGCCCTGGCCCCCACCACGGGAGCGCTGATCCTGGCCCGCGCGGCGCAGGGCGTGGGCGGCGCCATCGTCACCCCGCTCACCCTCACCATCCTGTCGGCAGCGGTCTCGCCGGAACGGCGGGGCCTGGCCCTCGGAGCGTGGGGCGGTGTCGCCGGGCTGGCCATCGCGATCGGCCCGCTGGTTGGCGGGGCCGTCGTAGAC contains the following coding sequences:
- a CDS encoding TetR/AcrR family transcriptional regulator, producing the protein MRLTKEERREAIVRAAMEEFAVGGLNGTPVEAIARRVGVSQPYLFQLFGTKKELFIAAIRHGFQRTLRTFMEAAASVPADADAPVVLKAMGLAYRDLLEDRTLLLAQMQAYVACDDPDVREVVRDEYGRIYHFVERASGAPPEAVRAFFAEGMLMNVAAAMDLPALKADWAQACVGWMKEPS